In Platichthys flesus chromosome 20, fPlaFle2.1, whole genome shotgun sequence, a single genomic region encodes these proteins:
- the wbp2 gene encoding WW domain-binding protein 2 has translation MSLNQNQSESGGVIINNSESLLMNYDNVELVFCDADRLPEAFRKSKKGSIYLTPYRVIFVAKGRDALQSFMMPFYLMKGCEVKQPVLGANYIKGTVNSEPGGGWEGSATFKFVFAAGGAIEFGQYMLQVAAQASRGQPVTSDFGGCPYMANGAYACPPPPANGMYPSAPPPGYSYPNPPPPGGFYPSPPAFDASAGYIPPPPYSAPLGQQPPHDPDLPSSAAAEAKAAEAAASAGSATLPPTHVYLPHDKPPPYSPPEDKKNQ, from the exons CCTGTTGATGAACTATGACAACGTGGAGCTGGTTTTCTGTGACGCGGACAGGCTGCCCGAAGCCTTCAGAAAGAGCAAGAAGGGCAGCATCTACCTAACCCCATACAGG GTGATCTTTGTGGCTAAAGGCCGTGATGCTCTGCAGTCTTTCATGATGCCCTTCTACCTAATGAAGGGCTGCGAGGTCAAGCAACCTGTACTGGGAGCCAATTACATTAAGGGCACTGTCAACTCAGAGCCTGGAG GTGGCTGGGAGGGAAGTGCTACTTTCAAGTTTGTCtttgctgctggaggagcaatAGAGTTTGGCCAGTACATGCTGCAGGTGGCAGCTCAGG CATCCAGAGGTCAGCCAGTGACTTCTGACTTCGGCGGATGCCCCTACATGGCCAACGGGGCCTACGCCTGCCCTCCTCCCCCCGCTAACGGGATGTACCCGTCTGCCCCTCCACCTGGTTACTCCTAccccaaccctcctcctccag GTGGATTCTACCCCAGCCCTCCAGCGTTTGATGCGTCCGCCGGCTACATACCTCCACCTCCGTATTCTGCTCCTCTGGGCCAGCAGCCGCCTCACGACCCAGACCTTCcctcctcagcagcag cggAGGCtaaagcagcagaggcagcagcgaGCGCTGGCAGTGCCACGCTGCCTCCCACACATGTGTACCTGCCACAT GACAAGCCTCCTCCCTACTCCCCCCCAGAGGACAAGAAGAACCAGTAG
- the trim65 gene encoding E3 ubiquitin-protein ligase TRIM65, with protein MMESPNLNLNCAICLERFRFPVTIPCGHTFCKTCITTHWDTKGKANLGPQCPLCSQEFNTRPILKRNVSLSVLTEAANSGGPSCRESPMRGHEGVRAMQLCDRHKKPLVYYCRQDKMSVCCECGIAECAAHEKVLLEAERENQEMLLEMKNKEVGKLIEETQNCIKDLTENIDQAKETLEQTSAWANVKFSTLMKILAEKQEATELFIDEQREATITEAEARLAELEEHSHRLKESQDQIAAVNNLTDTELIKESMLIEVPRFKVIPTDVTPNLQDRLNCVTDILSRVSKLVSEDLDKAVGTAVAQDKDGSPQDKRPVGAVVPSPAAPCHPGGQEGLNAYRCSLTFDPRTANGHLFLSQENQRAEHLTSGPRPVPVHESRFDYTWQVLCFQGFTHGQHYWELEVSKPWAYLGVTYEAIPRKEKGKRCMVGMNELSWSLQLDEHQLSAWHNSRKEILVGHSQHRRIGMLLDYEAGTLTYYGDGQTRLHAFHYAFTKELYPACWIGEGVSITLCST; from the exons ATGATGGAGTCCCCGAACTTGAACCTAAACTGTGCCATATGCCTGGAGCGTTTCCGATTCCCTGTGACCATCCCCTGCGGACACACCTTCTGTAAGACGTGCATAACCACCCACTGGGACACCAAAGGCAAGGCCAACCTCGGACCTCAGTGCCCCCTCTGCAGCCAGGAGTTTAACACCAGGCCCATCCTCAAGCGCAATGTGTCCCTGTCGGTCCTGACTGAGGCTGCGAACAGTGGCGGCCCGTCCTGCAGGGAGTCACCCATGAGGGGACACGAAGGGGTCAGAGCTATGCAGCTGTGTGATCGCCATAAAAAGCCTCTGGTTTATTATTGCAGGCAGGATAAAATGTCTGTGTGCTGCGAGTGTGGTATCGCAGAATGTGCGGCCCATGAGAAGGTCTTGTTGGAGGCGGAAAGGGAAAATCAAGAG atgCTGCTTGAGATGAAGAATAAGGAGGTGGGGAAACTCATCGAAGAGACACAGAACTGTATAAAGGACTTGACTGAGAACATCGATCAAGCAAAG GAGACTCTTGAACAGACCTCGGCCTGGGCCAATGTCAAGTTCTCCACCCTGATGAAAATCCTGGCTGAGAAGCAGGAGGCCACAGAGCTCTTTATCGATGAGCAGAGAGAGGCCACCATCACCGAGGCGGAGGCGCGGTTGGCTGAACTGGAGGAGCATTCCCACAGACTCAAAGAGAGCCAGGACCAGATAGCAGCTGTAAACAACCTCACCGATACGGAGCTCATCAAG GAATCCATGCTTATAGAAGTTCCACGTTTTAAGGTCATCCCCACAGATGTAACACCCAACCTTCAAGATCGATTAAACTGCGTCACCGACATCCTGTCCCGCGTCTCCAAGCTGGTGTCTGAGGACCTGGACAAAGCAGTGGGCACAGCAGTGGCTCAGGACAAAGATG GTTCTCCTCAGGATAAGAGGCCTGTCGGAGCTGTGGTTCCCAGTCCAGCTGCTCCGTGCCACCCTGGTGGGCAAGAGGGCCTCAACGCTT ACCGATgctctctgacctttgacccccgcACGGCCAACGGGCACCTGTTTCTGTCTCAGGAGAACCAGAGGGCAGAGCACCTGACGTCTGGGCCCCGGCCCGTGCCGGTTCACGAGTCCCGCTTTGATTACACCTGGCAGGTGCTCTGCTTTCAGGGCTTCACCCACGGGCAGCACTACTGGGAGCTGGAGGTGTCCAAGCCCTGGGCCTACCTCGGG GTGACGTACGAGGCCATCCCCAGGAAGGAGAAAGGCAAGCGGTGCATGGTGGGTATGAACGAACTGTCCTGGAGCCTGCAGCTGGACGAGCATCAGCTCAGCGCCTGGCACAATAGCCGGAAGGAGATCCTGGTGGGCCACTCGCAGCACAGGCGCATCGGCATGCTGCTGGACTACGAGGCAGGAACGCTCACCTACTACGGGGACGGTCAGACCAGGCTGCACGCCTTCCACTATGCCTTCACCAAGGAGCTGTACCCCGCCTGCTGGATAGGAGAGGGGGTCAGCATCACCCTGTGCTCCACATGA
- the mrpl38 gene encoding 39S ribosomal protein L38, mitochondrial, translating to MALRTVCSTALRTGTDLGVNNARTFVTTAFLCKRISPLGPRPHDNIDIENLESTEKYRSYTRYLKQAEEAKNKSVWWKTYKGYVEKADPDHGAELVDIGLPFYRPRRIKEVKERRQVIKDNKKNAELERASRLRTFKIPLDRVQETWEKTSGPFQIKRLAEHYGVFRDLFPMAYFLPQVSLNISYSQEDSTKVHYGNRLTPIEAASAPQISFDAEEGSLWTLLLTCPDEHLLDNEAEYVHWLVGNIPGGAVQAGEELCHYLPPFPSSGTGFHRYIYILFKQEGPVNFSEDARTSPCYSLVDRTFKTVDFYRKHQDSMTPAGLAFFQCQWDESVTNTFHNTLNMKEPVFEFIRPPVYHPPQVKFPHGQPLRYLDRYRDGKEQTYGIY from the exons ATGGCGCTGCGCACAGTTTGCTCCACTGCTTTAAGGACCGGGACAGATTTAGGGGTCAATAATGCCAGGACGTTTGTCACAACAG CATTCCTTTGCAAACGGATATCTCCACTTGGTCCGAGGCCACATGACAATATCGACATTGAAAACCTAGAGTCGACGGAGAAGTATCGCAGCTACACTCGCTACCTGAAGCAAGCTGAGGAGGCAAAGAACAAATCTGTCTGGTGGAAGACTTACAAGGGCTACGTTGAAAAAGCCGATCCTGATCACG GTGCAGAACTAGTGGACATTGGTCTTCCGTTCTATCGACCCCGCAGGATCAAAGAAGTGAAGGAGCGAAGGCAGGTGATCAAGGACAACAAGAAGAATGCTGAGCTGGAGAGGGCTTCACGTCTGCGCACTT TTAAGATCCCTCTGGATCGAGTGCAGGAGACCTGGGAGAAGACCAGTGGTCCATTTCAGATAAAGAGACTTGCAGAACACTACGGTGTCTTCAGAGATCTCTTCCCCATGGCCTATTTTCTACCTCAAGTGTCGCTCAACATCTCCTATAGCCAGGAGGACAGCACCAAAGTGCATTATGGGAATCGGCTGACACCAATTGAA GCAGCATCTGCGCCTCAGATCAGCTTTGATGCGGAGGAAGGTTCCCTGTGGACCCTTCTGCTTACATGTCCAG ATGAGCATCTTCTTGATAATGAGGCAGAATACGTCCATTGGCTAGT ggGGAACATACCAGGCGGAGCAGTGCAGGCTGGAGAGGAGTTGTGCCACTACCTGCCCCCGTTCCCTTCCAGTGGAACAGGCTTCCACCGCTACATTTACATCCTCTTCAAGCAGGAGGGGCCAGTCAACTTCAGCGAGGACGCCAGGACGTCGCCATG CTATTCTCTGGTGGATCGAACATTCAAGACGGTGGATTTCTACAGAAAGCATCAGGACAGTATGACGCCTGCAGGGCTGGCCTTCTTCCAGTGCCAGTGGGATGAATCTGTCACCAACACCTTCCACAACACGCTCA ACATGAAGGAGCCAGTGTTCGAGTTCATCCGGCCTCCAGTGTACCACCCTCCACAGGTCAAATTCCCTCATGGGCAGCCGCTGCGCTACTTGGACCGATACAGAGATGGAAAGGAGCAAACCTATGGAATATACTGA
- the LOC133931488 gene encoding circumsporozoite protein-like isoform X2, with amino-acid sequence MMGAVRALLICVLTSLLTKGICMPVGDTNEIDGVLPTWMGGFEWFPDSLSIKKALGLIQTMADLLKENAKQVGVNDVEAEILVGHKLKKLPPCEAVGGRLKQDAAAGNVTLDAAAGNVTLDAAGGNVTLDAAGGNVTLDAAGGNVTLDAAGGNVTLDAAGGNVTLDAAGGNVTLDAAAAGGNVTLDAAAAGGNVTLDAAAAGGNVTLDAAAAGGNVTLDEAAAGGNVTLDEAAAGGNVTLDEAAAGGNVTLDEAAAGGNVTLDEAAAGGNVTLDEAAAGGNVTLDEAAAGGNVTLDEAAAGGNVTLDEAAAGGNVTLDEAAAGGNVRIERSTEPVDEATEGEYFKAVRGGRGDSPSFGNLGLTPLRQHQVPLH; translated from the exons ATGATGGGAGCTGTTCGGGCCTTGCTTATTTGTGTGCTGACTTCCCTGCTAACCAAAG GCATTTGCATGCCAGTTGGTGACACAAATGAAATCGATGGAGTACTGCCAACCTGGATGGGAG GGTTCGAGTGGTTTCCCGATAGCCTTTCCATCAAGAAGGCCCTGGGACTCATCCAGACAATGGCCGATTTGTTGAAGGAAAACGCTAAACAAG TGGGAGTCAATGATGTGGAAGCTGAAATATTGGTTGGACACAAACTTAAAAAGTTGCCCCCTTGCGAAGCCGTAGGAGGCCGCTTGAAGCAGGACGCGGCAGCGGGCAACGTGACACTGGACGCGGCAGCGGGCAACGTGACGCTGGACGCGGCAGGGGGCAACGTGACGCTGGACGCGGCAGGGGGCAACGTGACGCTGGACGCGGCAGGGGGCAACGTGACGCTGGACGCGGCAGGGGGCAACGTGACGCTGGACGCGGCAGGGGGCAACGTGACGCTGGACGCGGCAGGGGGCAACGTGACGCTGGACGCGGCGGCTGCAGGAGGCAACGTGACGCTGGACGCGGCGGCTGCAGGAGGCAACGTGACGCTGGACGCGGCGGCTGCAGGAGGCAACGTGACGCTGGACGCGGCGGCTGCAGGAGGCAACGTGACGCTGGACGAGGCGGCTGCAGGAGGCAACGTGACGCTGGACGAGGCGGCTGCAGGAGGCAACGTGACGCTGGACGAGGCGGCTGCAGGAGGCAACGTGACGCTGGACGAGGCGGCTGCAGGAGGCAACGTGACGCTGGACGAGGCGGCTGCAGGAGGCAACGTGACGCTGGACGAGGCGGCTGCAGGAGGCAACGTGACGCTGGACGAGGCGGCTGCAGGAGGCAACGTGACGCTGGACGAGGCGGCTGCAGGAGGCAACGTGACGCTGGACGAGGCGGCTGCAGGAGGCAACGTGACGCTGGACGAGGCGGCTGCAGGAGGCAACGTGCGCATTGAACGCAGTACAGAACCTGTTGATGAAGCCACAGAAGGAGAATATTTCAAAGCagtcagaggagggagaggagactcTCCAAGTTTTGGAAACTTGGGATTAACTCCACTACGTCAACATCAGGTTCCCTTACACTGA
- the LOC133931488 gene encoding circumsporozoite protein-like isoform X5, with protein MMGAVRALLICVLTSLLTKGICMPVGDTNEIDGVLPTWMGGFEWFPDSLSIKKALGLIQTMADLLKENAKQVLVGVNDVEAEILVGHKLKKLPPCEAVGGRLKQDAAAGNVTLDAAAAGGNVTLDAAAAGGNVTLDAAAAGGNVTLDEAAAGGNVTLDEAAAGGNVTLDEAAAGGNVTLDEAAAGGNVTLDEAAAGGNVTLDEAAAGGNVTLDEAAAGGNVTLDEAAAGGNVTLDEAAAGGNVTLDEAAAGGNVRIERSTEPVDEATEGEYFKAVRGGRGDSPSFGNLGLTPLRQHQVPLH; from the exons ATGATGGGAGCTGTTCGGGCCTTGCTTATTTGTGTGCTGACTTCCCTGCTAACCAAAG GCATTTGCATGCCAGTTGGTGACACAAATGAAATCGATGGAGTACTGCCAACCTGGATGGGAG GGTTCGAGTGGTTTCCCGATAGCCTTTCCATCAAGAAGGCCCTGGGACTCATCCAGACAATGGCCGATTTGTTGAAGGAAAACGCTAAACAAG tTCTAGTGGGAGTCAATGATGTGGAAGCTGAAATATTGGTTGGACACAAACTTAAAAAGTTGCCCCCTTGCGAAGCCGTAGGAGGCCGCTTGAAGCAGGACGCGGCAGCGG GCAACGTGACGCTGGACGCGGCGGCTGCAGGAGGCAACGTGACGCTGGACGCGGCGGCTGCAGGAGGCAACGTGACGCTGGACGCGGCGGCTGCAGGAGGCAACGTGACGCTGGACGAGGCGGCTGCAGGAGGCAACGTGACGCTGGACGAGGCGGCTGCAGGAGGCAACGTGACGCTGGACGAGGCGGCTGCAGGAGGCAACGTGACGCTGGACGAGGCGGCTGCAGGAGGCAACGTGACGCTGGACGAGGCGGCTGCAGGAGGCAACGTGACGCTGGACGAGGCGGCTGCAGGAGGCAACGTGACGCTGGACGAGGCGGCTGCAGGAGGCAACGTGACGCTGGACGAGGCGGCTGCAGGAGGCAACGTGACGCTGGACGAGGCGGCTGCAGGAGGCAACGTGACGCTGGACGAGGCGGCTGCAGGAGGCAACGTGCGCATTGAACGCAGTACAGAACCTGTTGATGAAGCCACAGAAGGAGAATATTTCAAAGCagtcagaggagggagaggagactcTCCAAGTTTTGGAAACTTGGGATTAACTCCACTACGTCAACATCAGGTTCCCTTACACTGA
- the LOC133931488 gene encoding circumsporozoite protein-like isoform X4: MMGAVRALLICVLTSLLTKGICMPVGDTNEIDGVLPTWMGGFEWFPDSLSIKKALGLIQTMADLLKENAKQVGVNDVEAEILVGHKLKKLPPCEAVGGRLKQDAAAGNVTLDAAAAGGNVTLDAAAAGGNVTLDAAAAGGNVTLDAAAAGGNVTLDEAAAGGNVTLDEAAAGGNVTLDEAAAGGNVTLDEAAAGGNVTLDEAAAGGNVTLDEAAAGGNVTLDEAAAGGNVTLDEAAAGGNVTLDEAAAGGNVTLDEAAAGGNVRIERSTEPVDEATEGEYFKAVRGGRGDSPSFGNLGLTPLRQHQVPLH; this comes from the exons ATGATGGGAGCTGTTCGGGCCTTGCTTATTTGTGTGCTGACTTCCCTGCTAACCAAAG GCATTTGCATGCCAGTTGGTGACACAAATGAAATCGATGGAGTACTGCCAACCTGGATGGGAG GGTTCGAGTGGTTTCCCGATAGCCTTTCCATCAAGAAGGCCCTGGGACTCATCCAGACAATGGCCGATTTGTTGAAGGAAAACGCTAAACAAG TGGGAGTCAATGATGTGGAAGCTGAAATATTGGTTGGACACAAACTTAAAAAGTTGCCCCCTTGCGAAGCCGTAGGAGGCCGCTTGAAGCAGGACGCGGCAGC GGGCAACGTGACGCTGGACGCGGCGGCTGCAGGAGGCAACGTGACGCTGGACGCGGCGGCTGCAGGAGGCAACGTGACGCTGGACGCGGCGGCTGCAGGAGGCAACGTGACGCTGGACGCGGCGGCTGCAGGAGGCAACGTGACGCTGGACGAGGCGGCTGCAGGAGGCAACGTGACGCTGGACGAGGCGGCTGCAGGAGGCAACGTGACGCTGGACGAGGCGGCTGCAGGAGGCAACGTGACGCTGGACGAGGCGGCTGCAGGAGGCAACGTGACGCTGGACGAGGCGGCTGCAGGAGGCAACGTGACGCTGGACGAGGCGGCTGCAGGAGGCAACGTGACGCTGGACGAGGCGGCTGCAGGAGGCAACGTGACGCTGGACGAGGCGGCTGCAGGAGGCAACGTGACGCTGGACGAGGCGGCTGCAGGAGGCAACGTGACGCTGGACGAGGCGGCTGCAGGAGGCAACGTGCGCATTGAACGCAGTACAGAACCTGTTGATGAAGCCACAGAAGGAGAATATTTCAAAGCagtcagaggagggagaggagactcTCCAAGTTTTGGAAACTTGGGATTAACTCCACTACGTCAACATCAGGTTCCCTTACACTGA
- the LOC133931488 gene encoding circumsporozoite protein-like isoform X3 has protein sequence MMGAVRALLICVLTSLLTKGICMPVGDTNEIDGVLPTWMGGFEWFPDSLSIKKALGLIQTMADLLKENAKQVLVGVNDVEAEILVGHKLKKLPPCEAVGGRLKQDAAAGNVTLDAAAAGGNVTLDAAAAGGNVTLDAAAAGGNVTLDAAAAGGNVTLDEAAAGGNVTLDEAAAGGNVTLDEAAAGGNVTLDEAAAGGNVTLDEAAAGGNVTLDEAAAGGNVTLDEAAAGGNVTLDEAAAGGNVTLDEAAAGGNVTLDEAAAGGNVRIERSTEPVDEATEGEYFKAVRGGRGDSPSFGNLGLTPLRQHQVPLH, from the exons ATGATGGGAGCTGTTCGGGCCTTGCTTATTTGTGTGCTGACTTCCCTGCTAACCAAAG GCATTTGCATGCCAGTTGGTGACACAAATGAAATCGATGGAGTACTGCCAACCTGGATGGGAG GGTTCGAGTGGTTTCCCGATAGCCTTTCCATCAAGAAGGCCCTGGGACTCATCCAGACAATGGCCGATTTGTTGAAGGAAAACGCTAAACAAG tTCTAGTGGGAGTCAATGATGTGGAAGCTGAAATATTGGTTGGACACAAACTTAAAAAGTTGCCCCCTTGCGAAGCCGTAGGAGGCCGCTTGAAGCAGGACGCGGCAGC GGGCAACGTGACGCTGGACGCGGCGGCTGCAGGAGGCAACGTGACGCTGGACGCGGCGGCTGCAGGAGGCAACGTGACGCTGGACGCGGCGGCTGCAGGAGGCAACGTGACGCTGGACGCGGCGGCTGCAGGAGGCAACGTGACGCTGGACGAGGCGGCTGCAGGAGGCAACGTGACGCTGGACGAGGCGGCTGCAGGAGGCAACGTGACGCTGGACGAGGCGGCTGCAGGAGGCAACGTGACGCTGGACGAGGCGGCTGCAGGAGGCAACGTGACGCTGGACGAGGCGGCTGCAGGAGGCAACGTGACGCTGGACGAGGCGGCTGCAGGAGGCAACGTGACGCTGGACGAGGCGGCTGCAGGAGGCAACGTGACGCTGGACGAGGCGGCTGCAGGAGGCAACGTGACGCTGGACGAGGCGGCTGCAGGAGGCAACGTGACGCTGGACGAGGCGGCTGCAGGAGGCAACGTGCGCATTGAACGCAGTACAGAACCTGTTGATGAAGCCACAGAAGGAGAATATTTCAAAGCagtcagaggagggagaggagactcTCCAAGTTTTGGAAACTTGGGATTAACTCCACTACGTCAACATCAGGTTCCCTTACACTGA
- the LOC133931488 gene encoding circumsporozoite protein-like isoform X1 — protein sequence MMGAVRALLICVLTSLLTKGICMPVGDTNEIDGVLPTWMGGFEWFPDSLSIKKALGLIQTMADLLKENAKQVLVGVNDVEAEILVGHKLKKLPPCEAVGGRLKQDAAAGNVTLDAAAGNVTLDAAGGNVTLDAAGGNVTLDAAGGNVTLDAAGGNVTLDAAGGNVTLDAAGGNVTLDAAAAGGNVTLDAAAAGGNVTLDAAAAGGNVTLDAAAAGGNVTLDEAAAGGNVTLDEAAAGGNVTLDEAAAGGNVTLDEAAAGGNVTLDEAAAGGNVTLDEAAAGGNVTLDEAAAGGNVTLDEAAAGGNVTLDEAAAGGNVTLDEAAAGGNVRIERSTEPVDEATEGEYFKAVRGGRGDSPSFGNLGLTPLRQHQVPLH from the exons ATGATGGGAGCTGTTCGGGCCTTGCTTATTTGTGTGCTGACTTCCCTGCTAACCAAAG GCATTTGCATGCCAGTTGGTGACACAAATGAAATCGATGGAGTACTGCCAACCTGGATGGGAG GGTTCGAGTGGTTTCCCGATAGCCTTTCCATCAAGAAGGCCCTGGGACTCATCCAGACAATGGCCGATTTGTTGAAGGAAAACGCTAAACAAG tTCTAGTGGGAGTCAATGATGTGGAAGCTGAAATATTGGTTGGACACAAACTTAAAAAGTTGCCCCCTTGCGAAGCCGTAGGAGGCCGCTTGAAGCAGGACGCGGCAGCGGGCAACGTGACACTGGACGCGGCAGCGGGCAACGTGACGCTGGACGCGGCAGGGGGCAACGTGACGCTGGACGCGGCAGGGGGCAACGTGACGCTGGACGCGGCAGGGGGCAACGTGACGCTGGACGCGGCAGGGGGCAACGTGACGCTGGACGCGGCAGGGGGCAACGTGACGCTGGACGCGGCAGGGGGCAACGTGACGCTGGACGCGGCGGCTGCAGGAGGCAACGTGACGCTGGACGCGGCGGCTGCAGGAGGCAACGTGACGCTGGACGCGGCGGCTGCAGGAGGCAACGTGACGCTGGACGCGGCGGCTGCAGGAGGCAACGTGACGCTGGACGAGGCGGCTGCAGGAGGCAACGTGACGCTGGACGAGGCGGCTGCAGGAGGCAACGTGACGCTGGACGAGGCGGCTGCAGGAGGCAACGTGACGCTGGACGAGGCGGCTGCAGGAGGCAACGTGACGCTGGACGAGGCGGCTGCAGGAGGCAACGTGACGCTGGACGAGGCGGCTGCAGGAGGCAACGTGACGCTGGACGAGGCGGCTGCAGGAGGCAACGTGACGCTGGACGAGGCGGCTGCAGGAGGCAACGTGACGCTGGACGAGGCGGCTGCAGGAGGCAACGTGACGCTGGACGAGGCGGCTGCAGGAGGCAACGTGCGCATTGAACGCAGTACAGAACCTGTTGATGAAGCCACAGAAGGAGAATATTTCAAAGCagtcagaggagggagaggagactcTCCAAGTTTTGGAAACTTGGGATTAACTCCACTACGTCAACATCAGGTTCCCTTACACTGA
- the fdxr gene encoding NADPH:adrenodoxin oxidoreductase, mitochondrial translates to MSGHRFLWSGLKPWTSGRSRWLRPLHDVVSGRGPASFYSSSPKVCIVGSGPAGFYTAQHLIKARQDIEVDVYERLPVPFGLVRFGVAPDHPEVKNVINTFTQTANNLRCSFYGNVNVGKDVSVKELQEAYHAVILSYGAEGNRSLGVPGEDLAGVHSAKDFVGWYNGLPSLQQLSPDLSCETAVILGQGNVALDVARVLLSPIDILKKTDITQPALEALAESHVRRVLIVGRRGPVQVACTIKELREMVNLPGTRPEMVLADFEGITEAPKDLPRPRKRLTELMLKTALETPGEKEQHRRKEASRTWAFRFFRSPVEVLADPQRNRTAGIRLAVNRLEGSGERARAVLTGEVEDVSCGLVINSIGYKSLPIDPSVPFDSHKAIVPNTMGRVQEATGLYCSGWLKTGPTGVIGTTMNNSFDTARSLVEDMESGTLDVSAAKSGSQTIRALLADRGVKPVTFSDWEKIDTVEVRRGEAVGKPREKLLTVEEMLEVARA, encoded by the exons ATGAGCGGCCACAGGTTTCTGTGGTCCGGGCTGAAGCCGTGGACATCAGGAAGGAGCCGGTGGTTGAGACCGCTTCATGATG TTGTAAGTGGGCGTGGTCCAGCATCTTTTTACTCCAGCAGCCCGAAGGTGTGTATTGTAGGAAGTGGTCCAGCGGGTTTCTACACGGCACAGCATTTGATCAAG gcTCGTCAAGATATTGAGGTGGACGTTTATGAGCGTCTGCCCGTCCCCTTCGGCCTGGTCCGGTTCGGAGTAGCCCCCGATCATCCTGAAGTCAAG AACGTCATCAACACATTCACGCAGACGGCCAATAATTTGCGCTGTAGCTTCTATGGTAATGTCAATGTGGGGAAGGATGTGAGTGTTaaggagctgcaggaagccTACCATGCAGTCATACTG AGTTATGGGGCAGAGGGAAACAGGAGTTTGGGGGTCCCAGGAGAGGACTTGGCTGGGGTGCACTCTGCCAAAGACTTTGTGGGCTGGTACAACGGGCTGCCCAGCCTTCAACAG CTGAGTCCAGACCTGAGCTGTGAAACGGCTGTGATTCTGGGTCAAGGTAACGTGGCTCTGGATGTGGCGAGGGTCCTTCTCTCGCccattgacattttaaag AAAACTGACATCACCCAACCTGCTCTGGAGGCCCTGGCAGAGAGCCACGTCCGCAGGGTGCTGATAGTTGGCAGAAGAGGACCGGTACAAGTGGCTTGCACAATCAAA GAGCTTAGAGAAATGGTGAACCTGCCGGGCACCAGACCTGAGATGGTGTTGGCTGATTTCGAGGGCATCACAGAGGCTCCTAAAG ATCTGCCAAGGCCCAGGAAGCGTCTGACGGAGCTGATGTTGAAGACGGCCCTGGAGACCCCCGGGGAGAAGGAGCAGCACAGACGAAAGGAGGCCTCCCGCACGTGGGCGTTTCGATTCTTCCGGAGCCCTGTCGAGGTCCTGGCCGACCCCCAGCGCAACAGAACAGCTGGCATCCGACTGGCGGTCAACAGGCTGGAG GGTTCAGGTGAAAGGGCCCGTGCAGTGCTAACTGGAGAAGTGGAGGATGTGAGCTGCGGTCTGGTCATCAACAGCATCGGCTACAAAAGTCTTCCCATCGATCCATCAGTGCCGTTTGACTCCCACAAAGCCATCGTCCCGAACACCATGGGCCGCGTCCAAGAGGCTACAG gtttatATTGTAGTGGCTGGTTGAAAACAGGCCCAACTGGTGTGATAGGCACGACTATGAACAACAGTTTTGACACAGCTCGATCGCTGGTGGAGGACATGGAGTCAGGAACGCTGGATGTGTCCGCTGCCAAGTCTGGTTCACAAACCATCAGGGCTCTGCTGGCAGACAGAG GAGTGAAACCAGTGACTTTCTCAGACTGGGAGAAGATCGACACTGTCGAGGTGAGGAGAGGTGAAGCTGTGGGAAAACCCAGAGAGAAACTGCTGACTGTGGAGGAAATGCTGGAGGTGGCTCGAGCATAG